A DNA window from Calliphora vicina chromosome 1, idCalVici1.1, whole genome shotgun sequence contains the following coding sequences:
- the LOC135963907 gene encoding uncharacterized protein LOC135963907 produces MTSTTNDTHASVPKWIGAKLFEQLLEETVENYKNIKEFIVKPGIAAGENYASVLLKVEIEVELKDSTTASQCFMLKVNHDNEQIGEMMKDYDVFDIEKCMYDKILPAFEKLYADVGVEVNFGAKSYDLPIKEQYILLENLCPRGFKNANRLEGLDLEHTKCVLEKLAQWHAASAVLAEVKGPFEKKYIEGYFQEEGKDAMKTMFEGMGQVFIDCAKNYCNYNEYADDLNSFNNRMVDELFEIAKPHPIEFNVLNHGDCWSNNVMFQYDAIGKIQQTYLIDFQMSKYGTPAQDLFYFLLSSTKYENKIQQFDYFIKFYHDKLVENLRLLKYSKQIPSLKELHRMLLKYGIWGYTTLTGVMGAVLLDPTNTAKLENFLGDSEEGLAFKKSMFSNDRYRKHAEAILPWLQNRGVFD; encoded by the exons ATGACTAGTACTACCAATGACACTCATGCATCCGTACCGAAATGGATCGGGGCTAAACTATTTGAACAACTTTTAGAAGAAACTGTTGAAAACTATAAGAACATTAAAGAATTTATTGTTAAACCTGGCATTGCAGCAGGAGAAAATTATGCCTCAGTTTTGTTAAAAGTGGAAATTGAAGTTGAACTGAAAG ATTCGACCACAGCATCTCAATGTTTTATGTTAAAAGTGAATCATGACAATGAGCAAATAGGTGAAATGATGAAAGATTACGATGTATTTGATATTGAGAAGTGCATGTATGATAAAATTTTGCcagcatttgaaaaattgtacgCTGACGTTGGAGTAGAAGTGAATTTTGGTGCCAAATCCTATGATTTACCAATTAAAGAACAGTATATTTTATTGGAAAACTTATGTCCACGTGGTTTTAAGAATGCAAATCGTCTGGAGGGTCTCGATCTGGAGCATACAAAATGTGTCTTGGAAAAGTTGGCTCAATGGCATGCTGCTTCAGCAGTACTTGCTGAAGTTAAAGGACCATTCGAGAAGAAATATATAGAGGGATATTTCCAAGAAGAAGGCAAAGACGCTATGAAGACTATGTTTGAGGGAATGGGACAAGTTTTCATTGATTGTGCTAAAAACTATTGCAACTATAATGAGTATGCGGATGATCTA aACTCTTTCAACAACAGAATGGTTGATGAATTATTTGAAATAGCTAAGCCCCATCCAATTGAATTTAATGTTCTAAATCATGGGGATTGTTGGTCAAACAATGTCATGTTCCAGTACGATGCTATCGGCAAAATCCAGCAAACTTATTTGATTGATTTCCAAATGTCAAAGTATGGTACACCTGCTCAAGATTTATTCTACTTCCTCTTATCATCAactaaatatgaaaacaaaatacaacaatttgattatttcattaaattttatcacGATAAACTGGTGGAAAATCTTAGATTGTTAAAGTACAGCAAACAAATTCCCTCATTAAAGGAATTACATAGAATGTTGTTGAAATACGGCATTTGGGGCTATACAACGTTAACTGGTGTTATGGGAGCAGTACTGTTAGATCCTACAAATACTGCCAAGTTAGAAAATTTCCTTGGAGATTCGGAAGAGGGCTTGGCATTTAAGAAGTCGATGTTTTCAAATGATCGTTATCGCAAACATGCGGAAGCTATACTTCCTTGGTTACAAAATCGTGGTGTTTTCGAttga